In Tachysurus fulvidraco isolate hzauxx_2018 chromosome 9, HZAU_PFXX_2.0, whole genome shotgun sequence, the sequence CATTTTTGGTGCAAATATTTCTGTAACAGATGTAGGCATGAAAGAAAACTTATTATTGTTGCGTATTtattagaaaacaacaatttcGTCAAGAGTCGAAAAGAGTCGACTCGTTAAGCAAGTGCCGTGTAACTAAACCGTAACGAATATATTAACGATTCGTGGTGCCCTTATTTCTGTAACAAATGTAGGCATGAaagaaaaattattattgttgcatatttattagaaaacaacaatttcGTCAAGAGTCGAAAAGAGTCGACTCGCTTGTGAGTGACACATCGCTATCGAACTCTTATTGCTTAAAGAATCAGAACCtagacagaacagaataacATACAATAACATAATATCGTATGTTATAATAACATACTATCGTTATTTTGAACACGACGACTACAAAGATACCATTTCTCTCGTGTTATACAGGTAAATTAACCTGTTTTTAAGCAAATTCAACTTAATCGTTAGTAATTTTGTTGACCTTTGACGCGCTcgagaggaaaaaaatgaaaccgttttttttctccatctttcTAAGCCACGCCCACGTGAGTGGAAGCGAACGTGGAAGCTACTTGAGTCTGTTAGCATTCATGAGAGATTTagcttgattattattattattttaaagcacAAATGAGATTAAATACTGTAAAGCTGATATATGATACACGATAACGCAATAATTTGGTCAAAGTGTTCTTAGGCTTTCTTGTCTAGTTCTCTGGACAATAAGTGCCATAAAAGGCCATATTCATGAGACATGTTTTGGACACAGGTTATTGTGTTAACCTGCATATGATCCTGAGCATAGCCCTGAAGTCTTGTCTTGTACAAAAACAGTGCCCACCAAGCAGCGACTAAAGTTATCGCTCTGCCACAAAAAGATTTTCTCATAAACGGGGGCACAATGGAAAGTACTTGCCTACTAATCCTAGAAATAAGGCCATCAACCACTTGCCTCTGTTTATAACCATGTGCCATGCAGGTCCCTGAATCTACCCAAGGTTTTGCAAGCCTGATGATCTGACAAACAGCTAATGCTTCCGTTTCTCATTTCAGACCGCGTATCAATGGCTAAAAAATTTCAACTGGATCCTCACCACATTTTTGGTTTGTGCCGGGAAGTGAATGACAACTTGCACTTCTTGGAGGACCATATCATCATTTTCCCCAGTGGAAAATACTGTGTGCGATACAATCTCTTTCACAAATGTAGCACATTCATTCCAGGTAAGCTTTCTAAAGAGCTTCAGTTTTGGTATGAACACTTGTATGGTAAGATACTACACATAAGTACATTGATTGTACTGTAATGCTTATAATAATCGTATAGGTTCTTAATTTCGTTAAGTCAGGaccttttaaatattaaattgtaaATACATGCCAGCTGTATTTCTAACACTTGAACGTTACCTAACAGTTGCAAAGGAAAGTGAAGGCATCCAGGCACTGGCTATGAGTCCCAACCGGCACTACCTGGCTGTATCGGAGCGTGGCAAACAGGGCAGGATCATCATCTATGACCTTCAAAACCAAGAGTGCACCAAGAGACAGGTTCTGACGGGTGGTAAGATCAGTGTGGGGAACTTTGTCTGTATGGCTTTTTCTTCTGACTCCAAATACCTGCTGGGACAGACTGAAGGACCAGATTGGACCCTGTTTTACTGGGAATGGGATAAGAATAAGGTCAATGCCCATGAGAAAATCACGAGGATCAGCAGTGTCAATCAGGTAAAAATTCTAAATGTCTGTAGCTGTCCGGTTAAGGCATGCAGATTTCTAACACTTAAAACATTTCTCAATGGCTCCTTTTTGGTGTATTGAGTACAATAACAGTTTCACAACTGAAAGTCTGCATACTGAGTGTTCCTGTTTCTCAATGATAGGTCAGCTTTAACCCCATTGACAACACACAGGTCTGTGTGAATGGAAAAGGAGTTTTCAAGACCTTTAAACTGGAGCATGGCAACCTGAATCAGTCCATAGTGCTTAACACACAACCTGACATCATCCTGTGCCACACATGGATGTCTGGAGACTGCATTGTCGCAGGAACAGATACTGGAAAACTGCTACTACTGAAGGTGAAGTCCGGACGCAAGCACGAGTTGGGGAGGCCGTACGAGAGGTAgcaataaagagagagacaatagGAACCACTCCACCACTTATTGGCTTGTTATTATGATCTGTTATAACTTTGTAATGCGTGTATTAGCCTATAGTATTTACagcaaaacacaataaaatgtaagaGATTTTTTCCAATTCTCTGTGTCCCACGTTAGCACTCTCCACAGACAAATGGAGAATACGGACACTGATGCAATGGCTTCCATATTCCCGCATATTACCGCCATCACCCGGTACTCTAGAGGCTTTGTGTGTTCTGTTGGACCGGGACTAATTTTCCTCTATGAGAAAATGCTGGAGAAGAACAGCTACAGGAAGACCATGGAAATAAGAGTGAGTGCTTTCATAATTAACATTTAGCAGAAATTATATTAAGTTTATAGTTCAGATTCTTAACTGTATTTCTTTGATCTGCAGATTCCTCAGGAGCCGTGCCTTCAGCAAAGTCAGGCCGAGCAGCAGGAGATCACTTCCATATGCATGAGTCCAGAGGAGGATAATCTGGCCGTTACCACAGACAAAGGCCAAATCTACCATGCCAACCTCGAATTAAATGAGGTCAGCCAGGTAACAGAGCAACAGTGCGTTTAATGAGTACACAGTAATAAACCTGCCAAATTTACACCATGGTATACTAGTATAAAACTGACACCCTAAAAAAGATCTGACATTTGCTTCACCGTCGCTTCTTTGTCCAGATTGATGAGGTCAACTTTAAGTTCCTGTTTCACTCTCTTCACACTGGGAGCATCACTGATCTGTCAGTCTGCGTGTCCAGACCGTTCGTTGCCACCTGCTCAAAGGACAAATCTGTGTGCATCTGGAACTTCGAGACCAAGTAAGAGctcctgatgtttttttttattcacatatcACCTTTTTCAAAGTCAGTGTcacttaacacaacacaaaaatgaTCTTCATCGCAGCTAACATATAATGTAATGGTACTTTGACTATTGACTCGtcatgatttgttttgtttttttctttgcaggTCTCTGGAACTGTATAAAAGGTTTCCTCAAGAGCCACACTGCATGGCGTTGGACCCGCATGGCTTCTCCATCCTAGTCGGCTTCTCCGATAGGCTCTGCCTCATGAGCCTGTTAGTGGACAAATTCCAAACTGTGAAGGAGTTCCCCACAGGCTCCTGTACACAGGTAAGTCCCCATTGACATGACATTAGGATTATATGGTAAAGAGCTGTTCTGAGATACGGGACATAAGGGTTTGAAATTCCAGCTAGCAAAACTTTAAAATCCTGAAATAACCTTTTACAGCCCAACAATTCCTGCATTATGAGATCACTTCAAATTGTATTGAACTTGAGacatttattagaaaaaaaattagaaaacacaataaatttattttatttataaatttaaatttattttattgtttttttttatatatataattctttaaatataaattaagtagttttactttttaaataaaataaaagtgcataaatgattttttttaattgtacataagatgtaaaattaataaataaaataaagtgtgtgtatgtccacagtgtgtgttcagccaCGATGGCAATACGTTCGCTGCCGTCAGCATCAAAGTGATTCTCATTTATAATGtgagaacacagaaaaaagtggAGCTTAGGGGTCACCGTAAGGAGGTCAGTCGTCGCTGAATCCAGTTCTCTGAAACAAATTTTCAACAAAATCGATATCAAATGTATTTGATTCATATCGATTTCCTGTACGAACCCTTCAGGTACTGTCTGTGAAATGGAACGAAGATGACAGCCGTCTCCTGTCGTGTGGCATGGACGGAGCCATATGTGTGTGGAACGTTCTGACTGGCGTATGTGAGTCTTACACCGTCCAGGAAACCTGTATCTACAGAGATGTGATGTTCTCATCCGCCAGTGGGAACGTCCTCGCTGTCGGCAGTGATTTCAAACTGAAGGAGTTTCACAATCAACAGGCAAGTCCAAAAAATGATCATAACATAGTTTTTCAACTTCTTAAGCCACATATTGTGTAAAAACATGTGATGCATGTGTTGTATTCGTCAGGAATGGATGGGAATATTCCCAAcctggacactagggggacattctggcagtttttgtgtcatgtgcctttatgtttgctttgtagaagccaacattctgtttacCTATTTaggcttagacaaaaatgtatcaagagttact encodes:
- the LOC113662352 gene encoding cilia- and flagella-associated protein 57-like isoform X4, translated to MAKKFQLDPHHIFGLCREVNDNLHFLEDHIIIFPSGKYCVRYNLFHKCSTFIPVAKESEGIQALAMSPNRHYLAVSERGKQGRIIIYDLQNQECTKRQVLTGGKISVGNFVCMAFSSDSKYLLGQTEGPDWTLFYWEWDKNKVNAHEKITRISSVNQVSFNPIDNTQVCVNGKGVFKTFKLEHGNLNQSIVLNTQPDIILCHTWMSGDCIVAGTDTGKLLLLKVKSGRKHELGRPYESTLHRQMENTDTDAMASIFPHITAITRYSRGFVCSVGPGLIFLYEKMLEKNSYRKTMEIRIPQEPCLQQSQAEQQEITSICMSPEEDNLAVTTDKGQIYHANLELNEVSQIDEVNFKFLFHSLHTGSITDLSVCVSRPFVATCSKDKSVCIWNFETKSLELYKRFPQEPHCMALDPHGFSILVGFSDRLCLMSLLVDKFQTVKEFPTGSCTQCVFSHDGNTFAAVSIKVILIYNVRTQKKVELRGHRKEVLSVKWNEDDSRLLSCGMDGAICVWNVLTGVCESYTVQETCIYRDVMFSSASGNVLAVGSDFKLKEFHNQQILMELASDGVNYTAICMPSSGKAVFVGTATGSVRVMQYPLQEEEQWTEYQAHSSSITKMVITPGDRFLLTASEDGSLLIWRVTDDLGRNLCIKGLKYTGVVLCGKSYLEEKEKNLEEANHQLAWIKFEQEQMQDMKDRTYTHKLNAIERNYLRQFEEMKAKNEALTAEIERQKALLAEITVKHAKELEDEKRKYEKKLCAENESHWKMQQRLTDTLKANYEKKLSQQEECHNSAMRKMKRSHQDELLEQQAKFGETQKLIKCSVLKGIDPLEVARELENELDLAQQQVKRFDDLKMELRNRDATIHKLKEELKRMQFVAKKIKDLTMEKEAQIKTIGEQKNHILTLLAKLEKFNKGQGIDYFTLQKRLAQMRHERDNLKKLDLSKDVKQMQQKIDENKILIKELKAEAMRNNTMNKEIIEDLKKRLTLNDEELIRVCFDVQWAIVEDAN
- the LOC113662352 gene encoding cilia- and flagella-associated protein 57-like isoform X3, with amino-acid sequence MAKKFQLDPHHIFGLCREVNDNLHFLEDHIIIFPSGKYCVRYNLFHKCSTFIPVAKESEGIQALAMSPNRHYLAVSERGKQGRIIIYDLQNQECTKRQVLTGGKISVGNFVCMAFSSDSKYLLGQTEGPDWTLFYWEWDKNKVNAHEKITRISSVNQVSFNPIDNTQVCVNGKGVFKTFKLEHGNLNQSIVLNTQPDIILCHTWMSGDCIVAGTDTGKLLLLKVKSGRKHELGRPYESTLHRQMENTDTDAMASIFPHITAITRYSRGFVCSVGPGLIFLYEKMLEKNSYRKTMEIRIPQEPCLQQSQAEQQEITSICMSPEEDNLAVTTDKGQIYHANLELNEIDEVNFKFLFHSLHTGSITDLSVCVSRPFVATCSKDKSVCIWNFETKSLELYKRFPQEPHCMALDPHGFSILVGFSDRLCLMSLLVDKFQTVKEFPTGSCTQCVFSHDGNTFAAVSIKVILIYNVRTQKKVELRGHRKEVLSVKWNEDDSRLLSCGMDGAICVWNVLTGVCESYTVQETCIYRDVMFSSASGNVLAVGSDFKLKEFHNQQILMELASDGVNYTAICMPSSGKAVFVGTATGSVRVMQYPLQEEEQWTEYQAHSSSITKMVITPGDRFLLTASEDGSLLIWRVTDDLGRNLCIKGLKYTGVVLCGKSYLEEKEKNLEEANHQLAWIKFEQEQMQDMKDRTYTHKLNAIERNYLRQFEEMKAKNEALTAEIERQKALLAEITVKHAKELEDEKRKYEKKLCAENESHWKMQQRLTDTLKANYEKKLSQQEECHNSAMRKMKRSHQDELLEQQAKFGETQKLIKCSVLKGIDPLEVARELENELDLAQQQVKRFDDLKMELRNRDATIHKLKEELKRMQFVAKKIKDLTMEKEAQIKTIGEQKNHILTLLAKLEKFNKGQGIDYFTLQKRLAQMRHERDNLKKLDLSKDVKQMQQKIDENKILIKELKAEAMRNNTMNKEIIEDLKKRLTLNDEELIRVRRMNTLVEKMKADIQRGSNFLDQPKMLKDHFIRLQKLYVLKTQNVQNLSSSDAPRGVTKGSSSRVRWVGQAPTRRNLDRKNILGRGEGAG
- the LOC113662352 gene encoding cilia- and flagella-associated protein 57-like isoform X2 yields the protein MAKKFQLDPHHIFGLCREVNDNLHFLEDHIIIFPSGKYCVRYNLFHKCSTFIPVAKESEGIQALAMSPNRHYLAVSERGKQGRIIIYDLQNQECTKRQVLTGGKISVGNFVCMAFSSDSKYLLGQTEGPDWTLFYWEWDKNKVNAHEKITRISSVNQVSFNPIDNTQVCVNGKGVFKTFKLEHGNLNQSIVLNTQPDIILCHTWMSGDCIVAGTDTGKLLLLKVKSGRKHELGRPYESTLHRQMENTDTDAMASIFPHITAITRYSRGFVCSVGPGLIFLYEKMLEKNSYRKTMEIRIPQEPCLQQSQAEQQEITSICMSPEEDNLAVTTDKGQIYHANLELNEVSQIDEVNFKFLFHSLHTGSITDLSVCVSRPFVATCSKDKSVCIWNFETKSLELYKRFPQEPHCMALDPHGFSILVGFSDRLCLMSLLVDKFQTVKEFPTGSCTQCVFSHDGNTFAAVSIKVILIYNVRTQKKVELRGHRKEVLSVKWNEDDSRLLSCGMDGAICVWNVLTGVCESYTVQETCIYRDVMFSSASGNVLAVGSDFKLKEFHNQQILMELASDGVNYTAICMPSSGKAVFVGTATGSVRVMQYPLQEEEQWTEYQAHSSSITKMVITPGDRFLLTASEDGSLLIWRVTDDLGRNLCIKGLKYTGVVLCGKSYLEEKEKNLEEANHQLAWIKFEQEQMQDMKDRTYTHKLNAIERNYLRQFEEMKAKNEALTAEIERQKALLAEITVKHAKELEDEKRKYEKKLCAENESHWKMQQRLTDTLKANYEKKLSQQEECHNSAMRKMKRSHQDELLEQQAKFGETQKLIKCSVLKGIDPLEVARELENELDLAQQQVKRFDDLKMELRNRDATIHKLKEELKRMQFVAKKIKDLTMEKEAQIKTIGEQKNHILTLLAKLEKFNKGQGIDYFTLQKRLAQMRHERDNLKKLDLSKDVKQMQQKIDENKILIKELKAEAMRNNTMNKEIIEDLKKRLTLNDEELIRVRRMNTLVEKMKADIQRGSNFLDQPKMLKDHFIRLQKLYVLKTQNVQNLSSDAPRGVTKGSSSRVRWVGQAPTRRNLDRKNILGRGEGAG
- the LOC113662352 gene encoding cilia- and flagella-associated protein 57-like isoform X1; the encoded protein is MAKKFQLDPHHIFGLCREVNDNLHFLEDHIIIFPSGKYCVRYNLFHKCSTFIPVAKESEGIQALAMSPNRHYLAVSERGKQGRIIIYDLQNQECTKRQVLTGGKISVGNFVCMAFSSDSKYLLGQTEGPDWTLFYWEWDKNKVNAHEKITRISSVNQVSFNPIDNTQVCVNGKGVFKTFKLEHGNLNQSIVLNTQPDIILCHTWMSGDCIVAGTDTGKLLLLKVKSGRKHELGRPYESTLHRQMENTDTDAMASIFPHITAITRYSRGFVCSVGPGLIFLYEKMLEKNSYRKTMEIRIPQEPCLQQSQAEQQEITSICMSPEEDNLAVTTDKGQIYHANLELNEVSQIDEVNFKFLFHSLHTGSITDLSVCVSRPFVATCSKDKSVCIWNFETKSLELYKRFPQEPHCMALDPHGFSILVGFSDRLCLMSLLVDKFQTVKEFPTGSCTQCVFSHDGNTFAAVSIKVILIYNVRTQKKVELRGHRKEVLSVKWNEDDSRLLSCGMDGAICVWNVLTGVCESYTVQETCIYRDVMFSSASGNVLAVGSDFKLKEFHNQQILMELASDGVNYTAICMPSSGKAVFVGTATGSVRVMQYPLQEEEQWTEYQAHSSSITKMVITPGDRFLLTASEDGSLLIWRVTDDLGRNLCIKGLKYTGVVLCGKSYLEEKEKNLEEANHQLAWIKFEQEQMQDMKDRTYTHKLNAIERNYLRQFEEMKAKNEALTAEIERQKALLAEITVKHAKELEDEKRKYEKKLCAENESHWKMQQRLTDTLKANYEKKLSQQEECHNSAMRKMKRSHQDELLEQQAKFGETQKLIKCSVLKGIDPLEVARELENELDLAQQQVKRFDDLKMELRNRDATIHKLKEELKRMQFVAKKIKDLTMEKEAQIKTIGEQKNHILTLLAKLEKFNKGQGIDYFTLQKRLAQMRHERDNLKKLDLSKDVKQMQQKIDENKILIKELKAEAMRNNTMNKEIIEDLKKRLTLNDEELIRVRRMNTLVEKMKADIQRGSNFLDQPKMLKDHFIRLQKLYVLKTQNVQNLSSSDAPRGVTKGSSSRVRWVGQAPTRRNLDRKNILGRGEGAG